In a genomic window of beta proteobacterium MWH-UniP1:
- a CDS encoding tripartite tricarboxylate transporter substrate binding protein, which yields MNTFQTRRRLLQSTLALSAGAAGLVHAPSLFAQAKYPSRPVEFIVPWGAGGGADQLARKVGKILEADLKASFPIVNVAGATGNTGMTKMLTAAADGYSIGILIGDTLATLAGGGARWKLNEIVPLGIMIRQPTGIFVKADSKYKTFQDLLNDTKSNEVKVAILGFGSADEIMVKQMVAKGHKMRMVPFAKPGERYSSILGGHADVLLEQAGDVGSFLSSKQMRPLAFFADAPAPGFPNVPLVKDSGFPISISQFRAIVMRAGTDAGQVSALAAAIERAAKSAEFKQYLSDEQAYADSFIAQKDSMAFLQRELKAIESNKS from the coding sequence ATGAACACTTTTCAAACACGCCGCCGCTTGTTGCAGTCCACCTTGGCTCTGTCTGCGGGTGCTGCTGGCTTGGTCCATGCACCGTCGCTCTTTGCCCAGGCCAAGTACCCCAGCCGCCCTGTGGAATTCATCGTGCCCTGGGGTGCTGGGGGCGGGGCCGATCAGCTGGCCCGCAAGGTTGGAAAAATTCTTGAGGCAGATCTCAAGGCCTCTTTCCCCATCGTGAACGTGGCCGGTGCTACCGGAAACACGGGCATGACCAAGATGCTGACTGCGGCAGCCGATGGTTATTCAATTGGTATTTTGATTGGTGACACGCTGGCCACCTTGGCCGGCGGTGGGGCCCGCTGGAAACTCAACGAGATCGTGCCTCTGGGCATCATGATCCGTCAGCCGACCGGCATCTTTGTGAAGGCGGACAGCAAGTACAAGACTTTCCAAGATCTGCTCAATGACACGAAGAGTAACGAAGTGAAGGTGGCCATTCTTGGTTTCGGTAGCGCCGACGAAATCATGGTCAAGCAGATGGTGGCCAAGGGCCACAAGATGCGCATGGTGCCATTTGCCAAACCCGGCGAGCGTTACTCGTCAATCCTGGGTGGCCATGCGGACGTGCTCTTGGAGCAGGCCGGTGATGTCGGCTCCTTCCTGAGTTCAAAACAGATGCGTCCATTGGCATTTTTTGCCGATGCTCCCGCCCCTGGGTTTCCTAATGTTCCGCTGGTGAAAGATTCTGGGTTCCCCATCAGCATTAGTCAGTTCCGTGCGATTGTGATGCGCGCTGGCACTGATGCGGGTCAGGTGTCGGCACTGGCGGCAGCGATTGAGCGTGCCGCAAAGTCGGCCGAATTTAAGCAGTATCTCTCTGACGAGCAGGCGTATGCCGACAGCTTTATTGCGCAGAAAGACTCGATGGCGTTTTTGCAGCGGGAACTCAAGGCGATTGAATCGAATAAATCCTGA
- a CDS encoding tripartite tricarboxylate transporter TctB family protein yields MTRIRRAAPYMLLLVVSFVLLWSLSQTPTDSVPEGTLGPTAWPKAIVALMILLCVYETLKRLARAKDLFTGFIDRQEQAAARGEEVGSIKTLLAPTVEESQDDDPPIQPLKLMGGIALIAGYAVGITTLGFFLSSAVFLSVFAAIGGYRHVIWNPVICLIGSFGFFFVFMRVAYISLPLGEGLFKEFSLLLLKLIGVS; encoded by the coding sequence ATGACACGCATTCGCCGTGCGGCGCCGTACATGTTGTTACTGGTGGTGTCTTTTGTGTTGTTGTGGTCTTTAAGCCAGACGCCCACCGATAGCGTGCCCGAGGGCACACTTGGGCCAACCGCCTGGCCCAAGGCCATCGTGGCCCTAATGATTTTGTTGTGCGTCTACGAGACATTGAAACGTCTGGCGCGGGCAAAAGATTTGTTTACTGGATTTATTGATCGGCAGGAGCAGGCTGCTGCGCGCGGCGAAGAGGTGGGCTCCATCAAGACGCTGCTCGCGCCCACGGTGGAAGAATCGCAAGACGACGACCCGCCAATTCAGCCGCTCAAACTGATGGGTGGTATCGCGCTGATCGCAGGCTATGCAGTGGGCATCACCACCCTTGGTTTTTTTCTCAGTAGCGCCGTGTTTCTGTCGGTCTTCGCAGCGATCGGTGGCTATCGGCACGTGATTTGGAACCCGGTGATCTGCCTGATTGGCAGCTTTGGTTTTTTCTTTGTGTTTATGCGGGTGGCTTATATCTCGCTTCCTTTGGGGGAGGGCCTTTTTAAAGAGTTTTCCCTGCTGTTACTCAAACTGATCGGAGTGAGCTAA
- a CDS encoding tripartite tricarboxylate transporter permease has product MDVLLNLFQGVVTVFTPVNFLVMVIGLVLGMLVAVLPGLTLVMGVVLALPFTYQMGVGPALILLTAMYVSGTYGGAITAILFRIPGEPMDVPLLWDGYEMTKQGLAAKALGYSLIAALVGGLASAVLMVAMAKPVAEVALKFSSPEFFAVIVFGLSSVVSLGGKSLVNALISLCLGLLFATVGVDSIYGQERLTFSQPFLMDGIEFLLVMVGAYGIGEVLTRLSVGYPSEGGDDQAAKPSRFVTAFPKLRELLPLKGSFVRGTGTGVVVGLVPGAGATVSSFVAYGIERQYGKNGNKLGTGAPEGIIAAKSAATASVGGALVPLLTMGIPGSGATAIILAAFLLHGIQPGPQVFVSSSALIYTVFASVFIGVIGMCILGYFAIKPLTKVLDAPEAVVSAFVIMFCFVGAFAARNNTSDLYVIAAFGLLGFLFERFKFPIAPLVLGTILGPLAEDNFMTTMVSFNNDWTVFLTRPISLGILIVAAIGVFYPMIRSTYAKKSQT; this is encoded by the coding sequence ATGGACGTCTTACTCAATCTATTTCAAGGGGTCGTCACCGTTTTCACGCCAGTGAATTTTCTGGTGATGGTGATTGGCCTGGTGCTGGGCATGCTGGTGGCAGTGCTGCCTGGGCTAACACTCGTGATGGGCGTGGTGCTCGCCCTGCCGTTTACCTATCAAATGGGGGTTGGCCCCGCACTCATTTTGCTTACCGCCATGTATGTGTCGGGCACCTACGGCGGTGCCATTACCGCGATTCTTTTTCGCATTCCTGGGGAACCCATGGATGTGCCCCTGCTGTGGGACGGTTATGAAATGACCAAGCAGGGTCTGGCTGCCAAGGCCCTGGGCTATTCGCTGATCGCAGCGCTGGTGGGTGGGTTGGCTTCTGCGGTGTTGATGGTGGCCATGGCCAAGCCGGTTGCTGAAGTTGCCCTGAAGTTTTCCTCGCCAGAATTTTTTGCAGTTATTGTTTTTGGCTTATCCAGTGTGGTGTCGTTGGGCGGCAAGTCATTGGTCAATGCCTTGATCAGTCTGTGTCTTGGCCTGTTGTTCGCAACGGTGGGTGTCGATTCTATTTATGGACAAGAGCGCCTGACTTTTTCTCAGCCATTTCTCATGGATGGCATTGAGTTTCTCTTGGTCATGGTGGGGGCCTATGGGATTGGTGAAGTACTCACGCGGCTCTCGGTGGGCTATCCCAGCGAGGGCGGTGATGATCAGGCCGCCAAGCCAAGTCGGTTTGTGACCGCGTTTCCCAAGCTTCGCGAATTGCTGCCACTGAAGGGGAGTTTTGTGCGTGGCACCGGCACTGGTGTCGTGGTGGGATTGGTTCCCGGTGCAGGCGCCACCGTGTCGTCGTTTGTGGCCTACGGTATTGAGCGGCAATACGGTAAGAACGGCAATAAGCTGGGCACCGGTGCACCCGAGGGCATTATTGCGGCCAAGTCAGCGGCCACGGCGTCAGTCGGTGGGGCCTTGGTACCCCTGCTGACCATGGGTATTCCGGGAAGTGGTGCCACCGCCATTATTTTGGCGGCCTTTTTGTTGCACGGCATTCAGCCAGGCCCCCAGGTTTTTGTGAGCAGCTCTGCCTTGATCTACACGGTTTTTGCATCCGTTTTTATTGGTGTGATTGGCATGTGTATCTTGGGCTACTTTGCAATCAAGCCGCTCACCAAGGTCTTGGATGCGCCCGAAGCCGTGGTCTCGGCCTTTGTGATTATGTTTTGTTTTGTCGGCGCCTTTGCTGCCCGCAACAACACATCCGATCTTTATGTGATTGCGGCGTTTGGCCTGTTGGGATTTTTGTTTGAGCGGTTTAAGTTTCCGATTGCACCGCTTGTGCTGGGAACGATTCTTGGCCCGCTTGCGGAAGACAACTTCATGACGACCATGGTCAGTTTTAATAACGACTGGACGGTCTTTCTTACCCGGCCGATTAGCCTTGGTATTCTGATCGTGGCTGCCATAGGCGTGTTTTATCCCATGATTCGCTCGACCTACGCCAAGAAATCGCAAACCTAA
- a CDS encoding aldehyde dehydrogenase family protein → MAEVVATPAGPVGTMVQGLIDRARQAQQKIDGYTQAQVDLMVSSVAWAILEPGRNRLLADLAVKDSGIGNADDKFTKNFRKTLGLVRDLKGAISVGVLREDPANGITEIARPAGVVAAITPSTNPGATPINKILNSLKCRNAVILAPSPKGASTCATLLGFVHEQLRKVGAPEDLVQMLPAPISKEATHELMRRADLIVATGSQANIRSAYSSGTPAFGVGAGNAAAIIDEYADVAATAVKIARSKTFDHATSCSSENGAVIVDAIYDKAIAALQTAGGVMLTPEDQARLQAFMFPGGKLSSAATAQSAVTIAQRAGLTTPGANKAKFLMVTATSAGKEEPFSGEKLSPVLTVWRVADFQAAAAMVAKIYAYQGAGHSVSLHTAASGDVLETRARDLAHHLPVCRVIVNQAHAIATGGSFDNGLPFSLSMGCGTWGKNSFSENMNYRHYMNITRIARPIPEKVPTVDELLADYFEKFGR, encoded by the coding sequence ATGGCAGAAGTGGTTGCAACACCCGCAGGCCCAGTTGGCACAATGGTCCAGGGCTTGATTGATCGGGCCCGTCAGGCCCAACAGAAAATTGACGGGTATACCCAGGCGCAGGTGGACCTGATGGTGTCATCGGTCGCCTGGGCTATTTTGGAGCCGGGCCGCAATCGGCTACTGGCTGACCTGGCGGTAAAGGATTCTGGCATTGGCAATGCAGACGACAAGTTCACCAAAAATTTTCGCAAGACCTTAGGCCTGGTGCGCGACTTAAAGGGCGCCATCTCGGTGGGCGTGTTGCGTGAAGACCCCGCCAATGGCATTACTGAAATTGCGCGGCCCGCAGGGGTGGTAGCGGCCATTACACCGTCGACCAATCCCGGGGCAACACCGATTAATAAAATTCTAAATTCCTTGAAATGCCGAAATGCCGTGATCTTGGCACCATCGCCCAAGGGCGCATCCACCTGTGCCACGTTGTTGGGTTTTGTGCATGAGCAGTTACGAAAGGTGGGTGCGCCAGAAGATCTGGTGCAGATGCTGCCCGCCCCGATCTCAAAAGAAGCCACTCATGAACTGATGCGCCGCGCGGATCTGATTGTGGCCACCGGCTCTCAGGCCAATATTCGCTCGGCCTATTCCAGCGGCACGCCGGCCTTTGGCGTGGGTGCAGGTAATGCGGCAGCGATTATCGATGAGTATGCCGATGTCGCAGCAACTGCAGTCAAGATTGCCCGCTCGAAGACGTTTGATCACGCCACGAGCTGTTCTAGTGAAAATGGTGCTGTGATTGTCGATGCCATCTACGACAAGGCGATTGCCGCATTACAAACGGCTGGTGGTGTGATGCTGACACCTGAAGATCAGGCCAGGCTGCAGGCGTTTATGTTCCCCGGCGGCAAACTCTCATCCGCCGCAACCGCCCAGTCGGCGGTGACGATTGCACAGCGTGCTGGCTTAACCACTCCTGGTGCGAATAAGGCCAAGTTCTTGATGGTGACCGCGACCTCAGCGGGCAAAGAAGAACCTTTTTCTGGTGAGAAGCTCAGCCCCGTGTTGACCGTCTGGCGTGTGGCCGACTTTCAAGCGGCGGCTGCCATGGTGGCCAAGATCTATGCCTATCAGGGTGCCGGCCATTCGGTCAGTCTTCATACCGCCGCCAGTGGCGATGTCTTGGAAACCCGCGCCCGCGACCTTGCCCACCACTTGCCGGTCTGCCGTGTGATTGTGAATCAGGCCCATGCGATTGCCACAGGCGGCAGTTTTGACAATGGCCTGCCATTCTCGCTTTCCATGGGCTGCGGCACCTGGGGCAAGAATAGTTTTTCAGAGAATATGAATTATCGGCATTACATGAACATCACGCGGATTGCCCGGCCCATCCCGGAAAAGGTGCCAACCGTCGACGAGTTGCTGGCTGACTATTTTGAAAAGTTTGGACGTTAA
- a CDS encoding AMP-binding protein, with translation MKTLQDVWVHWAVSQPDAPILISPETDRRVTYAELHQQTRELAGTLKRMGIQPGTHIGLYLQNGLQTTRLFLSIMAAGYVVTPFNLLAHVDQLAWVLDHSDCELVFYGEGQRETLLAALKKTQRSFATRQIDSDAQTLALDDGAAVELSPLAADQPALLMYTSGTTGTPKGVRLTHRNLLHAAHTVSQWHQLTHQDRVLSSLPIYHINGQSIATITPFYSGGSIVLPQKFSVSQWWPAVLKYECTWINMVPTIIAYLLNSAKDANAPAAQALKRVRFGRSASAPLPPEHHRAFEERFGIPVIEAMGMTESASVVFCNPHDDRRRYGSPGLPCGVQAKVVSPDGVALGDNETGELCLYGDNVMSGYYKSDAETAKAFDAQGWLKTGDLGYRDADGFYFVTGRLKELIIKGGENIAPREIDEVLLKHPSVLDAACVGIPDPNYGQEILACIVLKEGSACTEEEIRGFSIERLGKYKTPKVFHFVADLPRGPSGKVQRLKLIDWV, from the coding sequence ATGAAGACGCTTCAAGACGTATGGGTGCACTGGGCAGTGAGCCAGCCCGATGCACCCATATTGATCTCCCCTGAAACCGATCGCCGTGTCACTTACGCCGAGTTGCATCAGCAGACTCGGGAGCTGGCCGGTACGCTTAAGCGCATGGGCATTCAACCGGGCACCCATATTGGCCTGTATTTGCAAAATGGTCTGCAGACGACCCGATTGTTTTTGTCCATCATGGCGGCAGGTTATGTGGTCACGCCGTTTAATCTGCTGGCCCATGTGGATCAGCTGGCCTGGGTCTTGGACCACAGTGATTGTGAGCTGGTGTTCTATGGGGAAGGCCAGCGCGAGACCCTGTTGGCAGCACTCAAGAAAACCCAACGCAGTTTTGCCACCCGTCAGATTGATTCCGATGCGCAAACGCTCGCGCTTGACGATGGCGCGGCAGTGGAACTCAGCCCCTTGGCGGCAGATCAGCCCGCCCTGCTGATGTACACATCAGGCACTACGGGCACGCCCAAGGGCGTGCGGCTCACGCATCGCAATCTTTTGCATGCGGCCCACACAGTCAGCCAGTGGCACCAGCTCACACATCAAGACCGTGTGCTGAGTTCATTGCCCATTTATCACATCAACGGGCAGTCGATTGCCACCATCACGCCGTTTTATTCGGGCGGCAGCATTGTGTTGCCCCAGAAGTTCTCGGTGTCGCAGTGGTGGCCTGCCGTGCTGAAGTACGAGTGCACCTGGATCAACATGGTGCCCACCATCATTGCTTACTTACTCAATTCGGCAAAAGATGCCAATGCACCTGCGGCCCAGGCCCTAAAGCGGGTGCGGTTTGGCCGATCTGCATCGGCACCGCTTCCGCCGGAGCATCATCGGGCCTTTGAGGAGCGCTTTGGCATTCCCGTGATTGAAGCCATGGGCATGACGGAATCGGCGTCTGTTGTATTTTGTAATCCGCATGATGATCGGCGTCGCTATGGCAGTCCGGGCCTGCCCTGTGGTGTGCAGGCCAAGGTGGTCAGCCCCGATGGCGTGGCGCTTGGGGACAACGAAACAGGTGAGCTCTGTTTGTATGGCGATAACGTGATGTCTGGCTACTACAAGTCTGATGCAGAAACAGCAAAGGCATTTGATGCCCAGGGCTGGTTAAAGACAGGAGACTTGGGCTATCGCGATGCAGATGGTTTTTATTTTGTAACGGGCCGGCTGAAAGAGCTGATCATCAAAGGCGGGGAAAACATTGCGCCCCGCGAGATCGATGAAGTCTTGTTAAAGCACCCATCGGTACTCGATGCCGCCTGCGTGGGCATTCCCGACCCAAACTATGGACAAGAGATTCTGGCCTGCATTGTCTTGAAAGAAGGAAGTGCTTGTACCGAAGAGGAAATTCGTGGGTTTTCCATTGAACGACTTGGCAAATACAAGACACCAAAGGTGTTTCATTTCGTTGCCGATCTTCCACGCGGACCATCTGGAAAGGTGCAAAGGCTAAAACTGATCGATTGGGTATAG
- a CDS encoding solute carrier family 23 protein produces the protein MKYLPFARWSQDWKTPGTIRTDLLAGLTGAIVVLPQGLAFATLAGMPPHYGLYAAILPCIIAALFGSSRLMVTGPANAISLTTMALIGSMAIPESPEYVSLVLTLSFLVGILQIALGLGGVGKWVEKVPHSVIVGFTTGAAILIINSQVGSLVGVEIPRGVSVAETLQAAFTGVVQGVAQPLAPLLVVLTLIVMRLWRPLNRKIPAMLIAVIFGSLAAMALEHWLGNGYTFRRVSAIPGAIPPLSMPDFRLSTVQQLFGAAMVMVLLASTEAMAIARAMALKTKDPFDANQEFIGQGLANLGGAFTSAYPASGSFNRSGVNFAAGARTPLSAASAGVFLVLILLFVSPLAMYLPYVVISALLLAVAWGLIDMRQIRHEIHAGPREWLPMAVTGIGTVAASLEWAVLLGICTAMITHRFLKKKH, from the coding sequence ATGAAGTATCTGCCCTTTGCGCGATGGTCCCAGGATTGGAAAACGCCTGGCACCATTCGCACGGATCTGCTTGCTGGTCTTACCGGCGCCATTGTGGTGCTGCCCCAGGGGCTGGCCTTTGCTACTTTGGCGGGCATGCCACCGCACTACGGCCTGTATGCCGCGATTCTGCCGTGCATCATTGCCGCGCTGTTTGGTTCGAGCCGACTGATGGTAACGGGGCCTGCCAACGCAATTTCGCTCACCACCATGGCCCTGATTGGGTCGATGGCAATTCCCGAGAGCCCAGAGTACGTCAGTCTTGTGTTGACCTTGAGTTTCTTGGTGGGCATCTTGCAGATTGCGCTTGGGCTTGGGGGTGTTGGCAAGTGGGTTGAAAAAGTGCCGCACTCGGTCATTGTGGGCTTCACCACAGGGGCCGCCATTCTGATTATCAATAGCCAGGTGGGCAGCCTGGTTGGCGTAGAGATTCCCAGGGGCGTGAGTGTGGCCGAGACACTGCAGGCTGCGTTTACTGGCGTTGTACAGGGTGTGGCCCAGCCCCTTGCACCGCTGTTGGTCGTCTTAACTCTGATTGTGATGCGTCTGTGGCGGCCTTTGAATCGAAAAATTCCGGCAATGTTGATTGCGGTTATTTTTGGAAGCCTTGCGGCGATGGCGCTTGAGCACTGGCTGGGTAACGGCTACACATTTCGCCGAGTGAGTGCTATTCCGGGGGCGATCCCACCGCTCTCCATGCCCGATTTTCGACTGAGCACTGTTCAGCAGCTCTTTGGTGCGGCGATGGTCATGGTGTTGTTGGCGTCGACCGAGGCCATGGCGATTGCCCGTGCCATGGCGCTCAAAACCAAAGATCCGTTCGATGCCAATCAGGAATTTATTGGTCAGGGCCTGGCCAATCTTGGTGGCGCCTTTACATCGGCCTATCCGGCAAGCGGTTCCTTTAATCGATCGGGTGTGAACTTTGCCGCAGGTGCGCGCACGCCGCTATCGGCAGCCAGTGCCGGCGTGTTTCTGGTGCTGATTTTGCTGTTCGTGTCACCCCTGGCCATGTATCTGCCCTATGTGGTGATCTCGGCTTTGCTGTTGGCGGTTGCCTGGGGCCTGATCGACATGAGACAGATTCGGCATGAAATTCATGCAGGCCCACGCGAGTGGCTGCCGATGGCCGTCACCGGCATTGGCACGGTCGCTGCGTCACTGGAGTGGGCCGTGTTACTTGGCATTTGCACCGCCATGATCACGCATCGCTTTTTAAAGAAAAAGCACTGA
- the tauA gene encoding taurine ABC transporter substrate-binding protein, producing MHINIIRRAVVGAIAASGLMGAQAYAQPKEVTIAYQDMMMPWRFAHATGEIEKATGYKINYRKFGGGGDVIRAMASGQVQIGEAGSAPIASALSQGLPVELIWIMADIGDAEALVARKASGVKSVADLKGKKIGVPFTSTTHFHTLVALEAAKLKATDVRILNMRPPEVAAAWERGDIDATFIWDPVLAKVKSSGVVLTTSGKISQDTGKATFEGILAQKEWAKSNQDFVVKFLKVIANADDNYRKNAAKWVVGSPMVKAVADVTGAKAEDVPPGMQLYRFPTIAEQTSKTWMGGGKDSGAAKSLAATAAFLKSQGTISATLNDYSVGVNPRFAESAGK from the coding sequence ATGCACATCAACATTATTCGCCGCGCAGTCGTGGGTGCAATTGCCGCAAGCGGACTCATGGGTGCTCAAGCGTATGCACAGCCCAAAGAAGTCACGATTGCATACCAAGACATGATGATGCCCTGGCGTTTTGCTCACGCCACGGGTGAGATTGAAAAAGCCACCGGTTACAAAATCAATTACCGCAAGTTTGGCGGTGGTGGCGATGTGATTCGCGCGATGGCCTCTGGCCAGGTGCAAATTGGCGAAGCCGGTTCCGCGCCGATTGCCTCGGCACTCTCGCAAGGTCTGCCGGTGGAATTAATCTGGATCATGGCGGATATTGGAGACGCCGAAGCCTTGGTGGCCCGTAAGGCCAGCGGCGTGAAGAGTGTTGCCGATCTGAAAGGCAAAAAAATTGGGGTGCCGTTTACATCGACCACTCACTTTCATACCCTGGTTGCTCTGGAGGCTGCAAAGCTGAAAGCCACTGATGTGCGCATTCTGAATATGCGCCCGCCAGAGGTTGCAGCAGCCTGGGAGCGTGGCGATATTGATGCCACCTTTATCTGGGACCCGGTATTGGCCAAGGTGAAGTCCAGCGGTGTGGTGCTCACCACTTCTGGAAAAATTTCCCAAGACACAGGCAAGGCAACTTTTGAGGGCATCTTGGCCCAAAAGGAATGGGCCAAGTCGAATCAAGACTTTGTGGTGAAGTTTCTAAAAGTCATCGCAAACGCCGACGACAACTATCGTAAAAACGCTGCCAAGTGGGTGGTGGGCTCGCCCATGGTGAAAGCCGTGGCCGATGTCACGGGTGCCAAGGCTGAAGATGTACCACCCGGTATGCAGTTGTATCGCTTCCCGACCATCGCTGAGCAGACATCGAAGACCTGGATGGGCGGCGGTAAAGACAGCGGGGCAGCGAAGTCACTGGCGGCTACTGCTGCATTTCTAAAGTCGCAGGGCACGATATCGGCCACGTTAAACGACTACTCGGTTGGCGTGAACCCACGCTTTGCTGAGTCAGCGGGTAAATAA
- a CDS encoding ATP-binding cassette domain-containing protein codes for MSTLHIQDVSVQFETRRGESTLALSTVNLEMNSGDFVVAIGASGCGKTTLLSCIAGFLEPSQGDIVLNGAVVHGPGADRGVVFQKHALMPWLNVIENVEFGLKMRGVPKKERREVAMDKIQAVGLTKYVNSPVYQLSGGMQQRVGIARALASNPEVLLMDEPLGALDALTRESIQETILRLWDKEKKIVFFITHSVEEALFLATDLIVMSPSPGRIVKRYKLSFCHDFIRTGDARAVKSQPEFIRMREEVVSLIHDTKH; via the coding sequence TTGAGTACGTTGCATATCCAAGATGTATCGGTTCAGTTTGAGACTCGACGTGGCGAATCCACGCTGGCGCTCTCGACGGTCAATCTCGAGATGAACTCGGGAGATTTTGTGGTGGCCATCGGGGCGTCGGGCTGCGGGAAGACCACACTACTGTCTTGCATTGCCGGGTTCTTGGAGCCGTCACAAGGCGATATCGTGCTCAATGGTGCCGTTGTCCACGGCCCCGGTGCCGACCGGGGCGTGGTGTTTCAAAAGCATGCGCTCATGCCCTGGCTTAACGTGATCGAAAACGTTGAGTTTGGTTTGAAAATGCGGGGTGTTCCGAAAAAAGAGCGCCGCGAAGTCGCGATGGACAAGATCCAAGCGGTTGGACTGACCAAATATGTGAATTCGCCGGTCTATCAGCTCTCGGGCGGCATGCAGCAGCGGGTGGGCATTGCCCGTGCATTGGCCTCTAACCCAGAAGTGTTGCTTATGGATGAACCACTGGGGGCGCTGGATGCCTTAACCCGTGAGTCAATTCAAGAAACCATTCTTCGGCTCTGGGACAAAGAAAAGAAGATTGTCTTTTTTATTACCCACTCGGTAGAAGAGGCGCTTTTCTTGGCAACCGACTTGATTGTGATGTCGCCATCACCTGGCCGGATTGTGAAGCGCTACAAGCTGTCGTTTTGTCATGACTTTATCCGCACGGGCGATGCACGTGCCGTCAAGTCGCAGCCCGAATTTATTCGCATGCGTGAAGAAGTGGTCTCGCTGATTCACGACACCAAACATTGA
- a CDS encoding ABC transporter permease subunit, which translates to MSASSAPMRKVKGYRVPGEGPTMTISLITTAAIFILWWAITAAGLLPPLVLPTPAAVWEAFMAGNRGELQGGITLIEHFGWSVYRVFGAFFLACLFAIPVGILMGVSRIMRGIFDPPIEFYRPLPPLAYLPLVIIWFGIDETSKIILIYLACFAPLAVAARAGVRSVTVEQINAAFSMGASRSQVVWHVILPAALPEILTGMRIAIGFGWTTLVAAEMVAATAGLGQMVLNASNFLRTDVVIMGIIVIGIVALLFDALMRRIEIWAVPWRGRM; encoded by the coding sequence ATGAGTGCATCCAGTGCGCCGATGAGAAAAGTAAAGGGCTATCGTGTACCGGGCGAGGGCCCGACCATGACGATTTCATTGATCACCACCGCAGCGATTTTTATTCTCTGGTGGGCCATCACGGCGGCAGGGTTGTTACCGCCCCTGGTGCTACCAACCCCAGCAGCGGTCTGGGAAGCCTTTATGGCGGGCAACCGTGGGGAATTACAGGGCGGCATTACGCTGATTGAGCACTTTGGTTGGAGCGTCTACCGTGTGTTCGGCGCCTTTTTTCTGGCCTGCCTGTTTGCCATTCCAGTGGGTATCTTGATGGGTGTGTCACGGATCATGCGCGGTATTTTTGACCCGCCGATTGAGTTTTATCGCCCCCTGCCACCACTGGCTTATCTGCCCCTGGTCATCATCTGGTTTGGGATTGATGAAACTTCAAAAATCATTCTGATTTATTTGGCCTGCTTTGCGCCCCTGGCGGTTGCGGCCCGCGCCGGTGTGCGTTCAGTCACGGTAGAGCAAATCAATGCAGCATTTTCTATGGGGGCATCGCGCTCACAGGTGGTCTGGCATGTGATTTTGCCGGCGGCCCTGCCCGAGATTCTCACCGGCATGCGCATTGCGATTGGTTTTGGCTGGACCACCCTGGTGGCAGCCGAGATGGTGGCAGCCACGGCTGGCCTTGGTCAGATGGTGCTCAATGCATCGAACTTCTTGCGCACCGATGTGGTCATCATGGGCATTATCGTGATCGGTATTGTTGCCCTGCTGTTTGATGCGCTGATGCGCCGGATCGAAATCTGGGCCGTGCCTTGGCGCGGCCGCATGTAA